In one window of Kitasatospora sp. MMS16-BH015 DNA:
- the recR gene encoding recombination mediator RecR, which translates to MYEGVVQDLIDELGRLPGVGPKSAQRIAFHVLQSDPTDVRRLAHALLEVKEKVRFCVVCGNVAEAEQCKVCLDPRRDLAVICVVEEPKDVVAVERTREFRGRYHVLGGAISPIEGVGPDDLRIRELLARLADGTVNELILATDPNLEGEATATYLARLCKPMGLKVTRLASGLPVGGDLEYADEVTLGRAFEGRRLLDV; encoded by the coding sequence GTGTACGAGGGCGTGGTTCAGGACCTGATCGACGAGTTGGGCAGGCTGCCCGGCGTCGGGCCCAAGAGCGCGCAGCGGATCGCCTTCCACGTGCTCCAGTCCGACCCGACGGACGTCCGGCGGCTGGCGCACGCGCTGCTCGAGGTCAAGGAGAAGGTCCGGTTCTGCGTGGTCTGCGGCAACGTGGCCGAGGCCGAGCAGTGCAAGGTCTGCCTGGACCCGCGGCGCGACCTCGCGGTGATCTGCGTGGTCGAGGAGCCGAAGGACGTGGTGGCGGTCGAGCGGACGCGCGAGTTCCGCGGCCGGTACCACGTGCTGGGCGGCGCGATCAGCCCGATCGAGGGCGTCGGCCCGGACGACCTGCGGATCCGGGAGCTGCTGGCGCGGCTCGCGGACGGCACGGTCAACGAGCTGATCCTGGCCACCGACCCCAACCTGGAGGGGGAGGCGACCGCCACCTACCTGGCCCGGCTCTGCAAGCCGATGGGCCTCAAGGTGACCCGACTGGCGAGCGGACTGCCCGTCGGCGGGGATCTGGAGTACGCCGACGAGGTCACCCTCGGCCGGGCCTTCGAAGGGAGACGACTGCTCGATGTCTGA
- a CDS encoding aspartate kinase, with translation MGLVVQKYGGSSVADAEGIKRVARRIVDTKKAGHEVVVVVSAMGDTTDELIELAEQVSPIPAGREFDMLLTAGERISMALLAMAIKSLGHEAQSFTGSQAGVITDQVHNKARIIDVTPGRIRSALDEGNIAIVAGFQGVSQVSKDITTLGRGGSDTTAVALAAALGAEVCEIYTDVDGVFTADPRVVKKARKIDWIGFEDMLELASSGSKVLLDRCVEYARRYNIPIHVRSSFSGLPGTIVSNDNPNKPEGGEMEQAIISGVAHDTSEAKVTVVGVPDKPGEAARIFRAIADAEVNIDMVVQNVSQASTGLTDISFTCPKTEGQKAIDALGRVKEGIGFESLRYDDAIGKISLVGAGMRSNPGVTATFFEALSEAGVNIELISTSEIRISVVTRADDVNEAVRAVHTAFGLDTESDEAVVYGGTGR, from the coding sequence GTGGGCCTTGTCGTGCAGAAGTACGGCGGCTCATCCGTTGCGGATGCCGAGGGCATCAAGCGCGTAGCCCGCCGAATCGTTGACACCAAGAAGGCCGGCCATGAGGTCGTCGTCGTGGTGTCCGCGATGGGCGACACGACGGACGAGCTGATCGAACTCGCTGAGCAGGTGTCACCCATCCCTGCCGGACGCGAGTTCGACATGCTGCTGACGGCCGGGGAGCGGATCTCCATGGCGCTGCTGGCCATGGCGATCAAATCCCTCGGGCACGAGGCCCAGTCCTTCACGGGCAGCCAGGCCGGTGTGATCACCGACCAGGTCCACAACAAGGCGCGCATCATCGACGTGACGCCGGGCCGGATCCGCAGCGCCCTGGACGAGGGCAACATCGCGATCGTGGCCGGCTTCCAGGGCGTGTCCCAGGTCAGCAAGGACATCACCACGCTGGGCCGGGGCGGCTCGGACACCACCGCGGTGGCGCTGGCCGCCGCGCTCGGCGCCGAGGTCTGCGAGATCTACACCGACGTGGACGGCGTGTTCACCGCTGACCCGCGCGTGGTGAAGAAGGCCCGCAAGATCGACTGGATCGGCTTCGAGGACATGCTGGAGCTGGCTTCGTCCGGCTCCAAGGTGCTGCTCGACCGGTGTGTCGAGTACGCCCGCCGCTACAACATCCCGATTCACGTACGCTCGTCCTTCTCGGGTCTTCCCGGGACGATCGTCAGCAACGACAACCCGAACAAGCCCGAAGGGGGCGAGATGGAGCAGGCCATCATCTCCGGAGTCGCCCACGACACGTCCGAGGCCAAGGTGACGGTCGTCGGCGTGCCGGACAAGCCGGGCGAGGCGGCCCGGATCTTCCGCGCGATCGCGGACGCCGAGGTCAACATCGACATGGTGGTGCAGAACGTCTCCCAGGCGTCCACCGGCCTCACCGACATCTCCTTCACCTGCCCCAAGACCGAGGGCCAGAAGGCCATCGACGCGCTGGGCCGGGTCAAGGAGGGCATCGGCTTCGAGTCGCTGCGCTACGACGACGCGATCGGCAAGATCTCCCTGGTCGGCGCCGGCATGCGCTCCAACCCGGGCGTCACGGCCACCTTCTTCGAGGCGCTCTCCGAGGCCGGGGTCAACATCGAGCTGATCTCCACCTCGGAGATCCGGATCTCGGTGGTCACCCGCGCCGACGACGTGAACGAGGCCGTCCGCGCCGTGCACACCGCGTTCGGCCTCGACACCGAGAGTGACGAGGCCGTGGTGTACGGCGGCACCGGCCGCTGA
- a CDS encoding YbaB/EbfC family nucleoid-associated protein, whose amino-acid sequence MFPGGGQPNMQQLLKQAQKMQEELGKAQRELAETKVSGSAGGGLVEATVTGAGELVALTIAPAAVDPEDTETLADLVLAAVRDASAAAQKLQSERMGPLTQGLGGALPF is encoded by the coding sequence GTGTTCCCTGGTGGCGGCCAGCCCAACATGCAGCAGCTGCTCAAGCAGGCGCAGAAGATGCAGGAGGAGCTCGGCAAGGCGCAGCGCGAGCTGGCGGAGACGAAGGTGAGCGGTTCGGCGGGCGGCGGCCTGGTCGAGGCGACCGTGACCGGCGCCGGCGAGCTGGTGGCGCTGACCATCGCCCCGGCCGCGGTGGACCCGGAGGACACCGAGACGCTGGCCGACCTGGTGCTGGCGGCCGTCCGGGACGCCAGCGCGGCGGCCCAGAAGCTGCAGAGCGAGCGGATGGGCCCGCTGACCCAGGGCCTCGGCGGGGCACTCCCGTTCTGA
- a CDS encoding DUF5063 domain-containing protein, with protein MSDRTVSSTHQQEPDDFAVQIADSVESFVLAVTEVAKGDEPGSAVSLLLLEVSQLLLAGGRLGAIEDVVPEDRFEPDAGPEPDGIELRERLAELLAPIDVYHEVFDPYGPPEKPNAFRISDDLAGVVSELRHGLTHYREGRVSEALWWWQFSYLSNWGSTCTAVLRALQSLIAHVRLDSPIGAVPDGADTDDDGLTDEQLEQQAGDLMAAELGL; from the coding sequence ATGTCTGACCGTACGGTAAGCAGCACCCACCAGCAGGAGCCGGACGACTTCGCGGTGCAGATCGCGGATTCGGTGGAGAGCTTCGTGCTCGCCGTGACCGAGGTGGCCAAGGGCGACGAGCCCGGCAGCGCCGTCTCCCTGCTGCTCCTGGAGGTCTCCCAGCTGCTGCTCGCGGGGGGCAGGCTGGGCGCGATCGAGGACGTGGTGCCGGAGGACCGGTTCGAGCCGGACGCCGGCCCGGAGCCGGACGGGATCGAGCTGCGCGAGCGGCTGGCCGAACTGCTGGCGCCGATCGACGTCTACCACGAGGTCTTCGACCCGTACGGCCCGCCGGAGAAGCCGAACGCCTTCCGGATCTCGGACGACCTGGCCGGGGTGGTCAGCGAGCTGCGGCACGGGCTGACGCACTACCGCGAGGGCCGGGTCAGCGAGGCGCTCTGGTGGTGGCAGTTCTCCTACCTCTCCAACTGGGGCTCGACCTGCACGGCGGTGCTGCGCGCGCTGCAGTCGCTGATCGCGCACGTGCGCCTGGACAGCCCGATCGGGGCGGTGCCGGACGGTGCGGACACCGACGACGACGGGCTGACGGACGAGCAGCTGGAGCAGCAGGCGGGCGATCTGATGGCCGCCGAGCTCGGCCTCTGA
- a CDS encoding N-acetyltransferase, whose protein sequence is MDGEQKMAGEAQVDGEQQVAGEAQVDGEQQVAGEQQVAGEPQVDGERQPVGRLRLGRVTAADRERCRSLSLRMPAGRPVGPPRIRLEVHEANARAIACYERRGFRRTGRSSPHPLDRSSSEIELERPLSIARSRSPALNHPESSAPHHRLRTADAGRPGGAVEPR, encoded by the coding sequence ATGGACGGTGAGCAGAAGATGGCCGGCGAGGCGCAGGTCGACGGCGAGCAGCAGGTGGCCGGCGAGGCGCAGGTCGACGGCGAGCAGCAGGTGGCCGGCGAGCAGCAGGTGGCCGGTGAGCCGCAGGTCGACGGCGAGCGGCAGCCGGTCGGCAGGCTGCGGCTGGGGCGGGTGACCGCCGCCGACCGGGAGCGGTGCCGCTCGTTGAGCCTGCGGATGCCGGCCGGCCGGCCGGTTGGCCCGCCCCGGATCCGGCTCGAGGTGCACGAGGCCAACGCCCGGGCGATCGCCTGCTACGAGCGCCGGGGCTTCCGCCGCACCGGCCGCAGCTCCCCGCACCCGCTCGACCGCAGCTCCTCGGAGATCGAACTGGAGCGCCCGCTCTCGATCGCCCGCTCTCGATCGCCCGCACTGAACCACCCCGAATCGTCCGCTCCGCACCACCGACTCCGAACCGCCGACGCTGGACGTCCCGGTGGAGCGGTCGAGCCCCGGTGA
- a CDS encoding DNA polymerase III subunit gamma and tau, giving the protein MSLALYRRYRPETFAEVIGQEHVTAPLQQALRNNRVNHAYLFSGPRGCGKTTSARILARCLNCAQGPTPTPCGECQSCTDLATGGPGSIDVIEIDAASHGGVDDARELRERAFFAPVHSRYKIFILDEAHMVTSAGFNALLKVVEEPPEHLKFIFATTEPEKVIGTIRSRTHHYPFRLVPPGTLRDYLAEVCGREQIQVEDPVFPLVVRAGAGSVRDSMSVMDQLLAGADEGGVTYQMATALLGYTDSALLDEVVDAFAVRDGATVFQVIDRVVEGGHDPRRFVTDLLERLRDLVILATVPEAGEKGLIDAPADRIAIMQAQADRFGAAELSRAADIANTGLTEMRGNAAPRLQLELICARVMLPGAYDDELSLLARLDKLERRAAVGGIGAAPIGAGFVPGAGVGAGAGAGAEAPAAPVQAPPAPTMQAAPVQAAPAPVFTPPPAQPAAPVQPMQPVQPAPEQQHPAAGAPAPGAWPIPRSFGAPGAAALQQPAPPVAQAVQAAQAPQAQPVPPVQQAAAPQPVQPPAAAGPSASAQQGAGQVRQLWPQILEAVKNRRRFTWILLSQNGQVAGFDGSTLQISFVNAGARDSFVGSNSDDVLKQALTDALGVDWRVECIIDPSGGGSTAPAPAQQAAAGWGAQQQRPPQPPAQPFQGQGQGQGQGQGQPFQPQAPAHAQPPAQPQAYQPPAPSAQPQVQAQPQPVAPPQGQAVQAQPPAAQQQSQYQAPPEPEDYGYEPGPEDEEAYASAPAASAPREDAVSGQELILRELGATVLEEIHHNR; this is encoded by the coding sequence GTGTCCCTAGCCCTGTACCGCCGCTATCGCCCCGAGACTTTCGCCGAGGTCATCGGGCAGGAGCACGTGACCGCTCCGCTCCAGCAGGCCCTGCGTAACAACAGGGTCAACCACGCGTACCTGTTCAGCGGTCCGCGCGGCTGCGGCAAGACGACCAGCGCCCGCATCCTGGCCCGCTGCCTCAACTGCGCCCAGGGCCCGACGCCCACGCCCTGCGGCGAGTGCCAGTCCTGCACCGACCTGGCGACCGGCGGCCCCGGCTCGATCGACGTGATCGAGATCGACGCCGCCTCGCACGGTGGTGTGGACGACGCGCGCGAGCTGCGCGAGCGGGCGTTCTTCGCCCCCGTGCACAGCCGGTACAAGATCTTCATCCTGGACGAGGCCCACATGGTGACCTCGGCCGGCTTCAACGCGCTGCTCAAGGTGGTCGAGGAGCCGCCGGAGCACCTGAAGTTCATCTTCGCGACGACGGAGCCCGAGAAGGTGATCGGGACGATCCGCTCCCGCACCCACCACTACCCCTTCCGCCTCGTCCCGCCCGGCACGCTCCGCGACTACCTGGCCGAGGTCTGCGGCCGCGAGCAGATCCAGGTGGAGGACCCGGTCTTCCCGCTGGTGGTACGGGCCGGGGCCGGCTCCGTCCGTGACTCGATGTCGGTCATGGACCAGCTGCTCGCCGGGGCGGACGAGGGCGGCGTCACGTACCAGATGGCCACCGCGCTGCTCGGGTACACCGACTCCGCGCTGCTGGACGAGGTGGTGGACGCCTTCGCCGTCCGCGACGGTGCGACGGTCTTCCAGGTGATCGACCGGGTGGTCGAGGGCGGGCACGACCCGCGCCGCTTCGTCACCGACCTGCTGGAGCGGCTGCGCGACCTGGTGATCCTGGCCACCGTGCCGGAGGCCGGCGAGAAGGGGCTGATCGACGCCCCTGCCGACCGGATCGCGATCATGCAGGCCCAGGCCGACCGGTTCGGCGCCGCCGAGCTGAGCCGCGCCGCCGACATCGCCAACACCGGCCTCACCGAGATGCGCGGCAACGCCGCCCCCCGGCTCCAGCTGGAGCTGATCTGCGCCCGGGTGATGCTGCCCGGCGCCTACGACGACGAGCTCTCGCTGCTCGCCCGGTTGGACAAGCTGGAGCGGCGCGCGGCGGTGGGTGGCATCGGGGCCGCCCCGATCGGGGCCGGCTTCGTGCCCGGTGCCGGGGTTGGTGCGGGGGCCGGTGCCGGGGCCGAGGCTCCGGCGGCGCCCGTACAGGCGCCCCCCGCGCCGACGATGCAGGCCGCGCCGGTGCAGGCTGCACCGGCTCCGGTGTTCACCCCGCCGCCCGCCCAGCCCGCAGCCCCCGTCCAGCCCATGCAGCCCGTCCAGCCGGCCCCCGAGCAGCAGCACCCCGCCGCCGGTGCGCCGGCCCCGGGTGCCTGGCCGATCCCGCGCAGCTTCGGCGCCCCCGGTGCGGCCGCCCTGCAGCAGCCCGCCCCGCCTGTCGCCCAAGCAGTCCAGGCTGCCCAGGCTCCGCAGGCTCAGCCTGTGCCGCCGGTGCAGCAGGCCGCCGCCCCGCAGCCGGTGCAGCCGCCTGCCGCCGCCGGGCCTTCGGCGAGCGCGCAGCAGGGCGCCGGCCAGGTGCGTCAGCTCTGGCCGCAGATCCTGGAGGCGGTGAAGAACCGCCGTCGCTTCACCTGGATCCTGCTCAGCCAGAACGGGCAGGTGGCCGGGTTCGACGGCTCCACGCTCCAGATCTCCTTCGTCAACGCCGGTGCCCGGGACAGCTTCGTCGGCAGCAACAGCGACGACGTGCTCAAGCAGGCGCTGACCGACGCGCTCGGCGTCGACTGGCGGGTGGAGTGCATCATCGACCCCTCGGGCGGCGGCTCCACCGCTCCCGCCCCGGCCCAGCAGGCGGCGGCCGGCTGGGGAGCCCAGCAGCAACGCCCACCGCAGCCCCCCGCCCAGCCGTTCCAGGGCCAGGGCCAGGGGCAGGGGCAGGGGCAGGGCCAGCCGTTCCAACCGCAGGCACCCGCCCATGCGCAGCCTCCGGCCCAGCCGCAGGCGTACCAGCCCCCGGCCCCGTCGGCTCAACCGCAGGTTCAGGCGCAGCCCCAGCCGGTCGCTCCGCCGCAGGGCCAGGCCGTCCAGGCGCAGCCCCCGGCCGCCCAGCAGCAGAGCCAGTACCAGGCCCCGCCCGAGCCGGAGGACTACGGCTACGAGCCCGGTCCGGAGGACGAGGAGGCGTACGCCTCGGCGCCCGCCGCCTCGGCGCCCCGCGAGGACGCGGTCTCCGGCCAGGAGCTGATCCTCCGGGAGCTCGGGGCCACCGTGCTGGAGGAGATTCACCACAACAGGTGA